The DNA sequence AAGGCCAGAAGAAAGCGGGAGAGTATATGATTAATTACTATAAAAATCTTGGTATTTCCGGACCGAAAGCATTAGGCTCATACTATCAGAAAGTTCCGTCTGAGTTTATGAAAAAAAGAGGAGGAGGCAACCTGCCTGATTCTGAAAATATTCTGGCTTTTATCGAAGGAAGCGAAAAACCAGACGAGATTGTTGTAGTTTCAGCCCATTATGACCACGTAGGAACAAAAAATGGAGTGGTGTATAACGGGGCAGATGACGACGGAAGCGGAACTGTTGCCGTAATGGAAATTGCAAAAGCATTCCAGCAGGCAAAAAAAGCAGGAAAAGGACCTAAGAGATCTATCCTGTTTCTACATGTTACAGGAGAAGAGCACGGATTGTTTGGTTCAGAATATTATTCCGAAAACCCTGTCTTCCCATTGGCCAACACCGTTGTTGATCTTAATATTGATATGATTGGGCGTGATGATCCTGCCAACAGAGGAAAGCAATATGTATATGTAATAGGTTCTGAAATGTTAAGTTCTCAGCTTAAAGTAATCAATGAAGCAGCCAATAAGAGAACCAATAATCTGGAACTTAATTACAAGTATGATGATTTGAATGATCCTGAACAATTATATTACCGTTCAGATCACTATAATTTTGCCAAACATAATATTCCTGTAGCCTTCTTCTTTGATGGTATTCATGAAGATTATCATAAACCAGGCGATGATCCTGAAAAGATTGATTATCAACTATTGGAGAAAAGAACCCAGCTAATCTTTACTACAGCCTGGGATATTGCCAATAGAGAAGAAAGAATTGTGGTTGACAGAAAATAATAACATATCATCTTTGTCAAGGTTTAAAACCTTGACAAGGATTAAGAGTAAAAAATATATAGCGTTTATCCACAAATTACCATGAGCATAATTATTCGAGAAGCAAGACCGGAAGATATTCCACAGATTCAGGTTGTAAGAAATTCTGTGAAAGAAAATACATTATCAGATCCGGGATTGGTTACAGATAAAGATTGTGAGGAATTTCTTTTTCAAAGAGGAAAAGGATGGGTAGGTGAGACAGAAGGACAGATTGTTGGCTTTTCCATTGCAGATCTGAAAGAGAACAATATCTGGGCTTTGTTTGTACATCCTGATTTTGAAAACCAGGGAATAGGCAGAAAACTTCATGACATCATGCTCAACTGGTATTTTAAACAAAAGAAAGATGATCTATGGCTTGGTACTTCACCTGGAACAAGAGCTGAGAATTTCTACAGAAAATCTGGATGGAAGGAAACTGGAAACCATGGAAAAGGAGAGATCAAGTTTGAAATGACCTATGAATACTGGAAAAATAAAATAGTATGACACCGAAACTAAAATCCATCAGACCTTTTATCGGGGCGAAGAATTTTGAGATCAGCAGAAACTTTTATAAGGATCTAGGTTTTGAAGAAGTTGTTCTTGAGCCCAAACTTTCACTGTTTACACGGGAGGAAATAGGTTTTTACCTTCAGGATTATTATGCAAAAGATTGGGTTGATAATACCATGATCTTTATGGAAGTGGCCAATACAGATGAATTCTGGGAAGAGCTTTTATCTTTGAAGCTTACAGATATTTATGAAAATGTGAGACTTTCCCCTGTAAGAACTATGAAATGGGGAAAAGAGTGTTTTGTGCATGATCCTTCAGGGATTTTGTGGCATTTCGGTGAATTTTTTAAGGAATAGAATATGATTTACGCATTTGACACCTATTATTATGAGGATTATGCCAATACCGTGTGTATTGCATTTGAGGATTGGACGTCTGAAAAAGAAGTGGAAGTTTTTATAGAACAGACTGCTGTGAGCTCAGAATATGAAAGCGGTGCATTTTACAAGAGAGAATTACCCTGTATTTTAAGTCTACTGACAAAAATAGCATTAAAACCAGAAGATATAATCATTGTTGACGGATACGTTACTTTGGATAATAATGGGAAAATTGGACTGGGCGGTCATCTTTACGAAGAATTGAAAGAGAAATATCCTATTGTCGGGATTGCAAAAAATGAATTTACAACTCCCGATTCCCAAAGGAGAAGTGTATTCCGTGGAGAAAGTAAAACACCGCTTTTTGTTACTGCCAAAGGAATGAATGTAGATGAAGTTCAATTGAAAGTAGAACAGATGCATGGTGCTTACAGAATGCCCACGCTGCTTAAAAAACTGGATCAGCTTAGCAGAACATAAAAATTAAAATCTTACTGTACTAAGTAAGATTTTTTTTTAATTATTTAATATACCAATCGGTATATTTTAATTATCTTTGTACTATTCCTTTATTAAATCAAAGGATTTTTTTAATCAAAAAATATACCGATCGGTATTTAAAATTAATATCCTATGAAAGAAGTATTTATATTAGCTGCAAAACGAACCCCAGTGGGAGGTTTTATGGGAAGCTTATCCGGATTTACTGCTCCACAGTTGGGTGCTGTTGCCATTAAAAATGCCTATGAAAACATCGGATTGGCTCCGGAATATATAGACAGTGTGTATATGGGAAATGTACTCAGTGCCGGGCTGGGACAATCTCCAGCAAGGCAGGCCGCTATTTTTGGAGGTATTCCTGTAGATAAAGATGCCACAACGATAAATAAAGTCTGTGCCTCCGGTATGAAGTCTGCAATGATCGGTGCACAGCAGATTCAGCTTGGTCTGGAGCATATTGTCATGACCGGTGGAATGGAAAGTATGAGCAATGTTCCCCATTACGTTAAGCTTCGCCAGGGAACAAAACTGGGAGACACTCATCTTACTGATGGTGTGATCAAAGATGGGTTGTGGGATGTGTATAATGATTTCCATATGGGAAGTGCAGCTGAACTGGGCGTAAAAAAATATGGATTAACACGTCAGCAGCTTGATGAATACGCTTTGTTTTCC is a window from the Chryseobacterium indologenes genome containing:
- a CDS encoding M28 family metallopeptidase — translated: MKKILIPLLAMTVVTSCGTAKIADGNSSHPVSTKHSKAFNNAYKEINAEDLKKNLYVIAADDMEGRDTGSKGQKKAGEYMINYYKNLGISGPKALGSYYQKVPSEFMKKRGGGNLPDSENILAFIEGSEKPDEIVVVSAHYDHVGTKNGVVYNGADDDGSGTVAVMEIAKAFQQAKKAGKGPKRSILFLHVTGEEHGLFGSEYYSENPVFPLANTVVDLNIDMIGRDDPANRGKQYVYVIGSEMLSSQLKVINEAANKRTNNLELNYKYDDLNDPEQLYYRSDHYNFAKHNIPVAFFFDGIHEDYHKPGDDPEKIDYQLLEKRTQLIFTTAWDIANREERIVVDRK
- a CDS encoding GNAT family N-acetyltransferase, which translates into the protein MSIIIREARPEDIPQIQVVRNSVKENTLSDPGLVTDKDCEEFLFQRGKGWVGETEGQIVGFSIADLKENNIWALFVHPDFENQGIGRKLHDIMLNWYFKQKKDDLWLGTSPGTRAENFYRKSGWKETGNHGKGEIKFEMTYEYWKNKIV
- a CDS encoding glyoxalase; translation: MTPKLKSIRPFIGAKNFEISRNFYKDLGFEEVVLEPKLSLFTREEIGFYLQDYYAKDWVDNTMIFMEVANTDEFWEELLSLKLTDIYENVRLSPVRTMKWGKECFVHDPSGILWHFGEFFKE
- a CDS encoding endonuclease V produces the protein MIYAFDTYYYEDYANTVCIAFEDWTSEKEVEVFIEQTAVSSEYESGAFYKRELPCILSLLTKIALKPEDIIIVDGYVTLDNNGKIGLGGHLYEELKEKYPIVGIAKNEFTTPDSQRRSVFRGESKTPLFVTAKGMNVDEVQLKVEQMHGAYRMPTLLKKLDQLSRT